The following proteins come from a genomic window of Methanospirillum lacunae:
- a CDS encoding ArsR/SmtB family transcription factor encodes MKSIDIPERVQGILDSAIGVDELCERLPSLTYISQMSSIHHALSDPIRLKILYLLAIQPLCVCVIKECIKIADSKLSYHLTVLKKGNLIEGDQQGTWIIYRITDLGEQMLTPGHE; translated from the coding sequence ATGAAATCAATTGATATACCCGAACGGGTTCAGGGCATTCTGGATTCTGCTATAGGAGTGGATGAACTATGTGAACGTCTTCCTTCTCTGACGTATATCTCACAGATGAGCAGTATCCATCACGCACTGTCAGATCCTATTCGGTTAAAAATCCTCTATCTTCTTGCAATCCAACCACTCTGTGTCTGCGTCATCAAAGAATGCATAAAAATCGCAGATTCAAAACTTTCGTATCACCTTACCGTGTTGAAAAAAGGTAATCTCATTGAAGGAGATCAACAGGGAACATGGATCATTTATCGGATCACGGATCTCGGAGAGCAAATGCTCACTCCGGGACATGAATAA
- a CDS encoding permease — MIEKFADWVTYTLLNLSPDSPAGSSVHFFIFDSIYVTIMMMLVVFFIAIIRSFITPQKIRKWLGGRHEGVGNVIAALLGIPTPFCSCSAVPMFIGFIESGVPLGVTFSFLIASPMINEIAATMLYTMFGWQIAALYIITGFIIAVTAGIIIGRLHLESEIEDFVYASNLPVMSEKVLSWKDRIIFAKNESKNITLRVLPYILLGIGVGGIIHGYAPMELLSQYAGPDNPFAVPLAVLIGIPLYMNAVGMIPILQVLTEKGVAMGTALAFMMAVIGLSVPEMIILRKVLKIRLLVIFAGILFVAITMTGIIFNMILG, encoded by the coding sequence GAAAAATTTGCAGACTGGGTGACGTACACACTTCTCAATCTCTCACCAGATTCACCAGCCGGTTCATCGGTTCATTTTTTTATTTTTGATTCTATCTACGTCACGATTATGATGATGTTGGTAGTATTCTTTATCGCAATCATCAGATCATTTATCACGCCGCAAAAGATCCGAAAATGGCTGGGAGGTCGTCACGAGGGGGTTGGGAATGTAATTGCCGCACTGTTAGGAATTCCTACTCCCTTCTGTTCATGTTCTGCAGTACCCATGTTTATTGGGTTTATTGAATCAGGAGTACCTCTTGGAGTAACCTTCTCTTTCCTGATTGCATCACCTATGATCAACGAGATCGCTGCGACCATGCTGTATACCATGTTCGGTTGGCAGATAGCAGCACTTTACATCATAACCGGGTTTATTATTGCTGTGACAGCCGGGATAATCATTGGTAGACTTCATCTTGAAAGTGAAATTGAGGATTTTGTATATGCATCAAATCTTCCGGTAATGAGTGAAAAAGTACTGAGTTGGAAAGACCGGATAATCTTTGCAAAAAATGAATCGAAAAATATCACGCTCCGGGTACTTCCCTACATTCTCCTTGGTATTGGAGTTGGAGGTATAATCCATGGATATGCTCCAATGGAGTTATTGTCCCAATATGCAGGCCCAGATAATCCTTTTGCTGTTCCCCTGGCCGTACTTATCGGAATTCCGCTTTATATGAATGCAGTAGGCATGATTCCGATTTTACAGGTTCTGACTGAAAAAGGTGTTGCAATGGGTACAGCTCTCGCATTTATGATGGCTGTGATAGGCCTTTCAGTGCCAGAGATGATAATTCTCAGGAAGGTTCTGAAGATTCGGCTGCTTGTGATTTTCGCCGGGATACTCTTTGTTGCTATCACGATGACCGGGATTATTTTCAATATGATATTAGGATAA